The proteins below are encoded in one region of Paenisporosarcina cavernae:
- a CDS encoding DUF6501 family protein, translating into MIHINWKESPTIKTVTCKHADASKYLVSNVLTVGNTYEVKNETEEYLFVVDNTGKVGGFYKTYFE; encoded by the coding sequence ATGATTCACATTAACTGGAAAGAATCACCAACTATTAAAACCGTTACTTGTAAGCATGCAGATGCTTCGAAGTATTTAGTTTCCAACGTATTAACTGTAGGAAACACGTACGAAGTAAAAAATGAAACAGAAGAGTACTTGTTCGTTGTCGATAACACTGGAAAAGTCGGCGGATTTTATAAAACATATTTTGAGTGA
- a CDS encoding toxic anion resistance protein: protein MSRNTTANNQSKSMDDLLQNPFSSESSFSLENVKETPTAPVSFMERLSSEEQEKAKTLAAQIPVGNHEAILTYGANAQNELSKFSHQMLDHVQRKDIGPVGDILKELMDKLGEMNPEDLSQGKRNGVKRLFRKVTKSVQEMMSKYQRLSTQIDRIGIQLEHSKKGLLEDVHMLEQLYDQNKAYFQALNIYIAAAELKRDEITKKLIPELQRKAESSSDQMAYQEVNDMAQFVDRLEKRIYDLQLSRQITIQSAPQIRMIQQTNQTLAEKIQSSIMTSIPLWKNQIAIALTLNRQQQAVAAQKQVSKTTNDLLLKNAEMLKVNSIETARENERGIVEIDTLKQTQASLIQTIEETLQIQADGRVKRKAAELEIAKMEEELKNRLLQIHHESEKAPR from the coding sequence ATGAGCCGAAATACTACAGCAAATAACCAATCAAAGTCGATGGATGATTTGTTACAAAACCCCTTCTCTTCTGAGTCGTCTTTTTCTCTTGAAAACGTAAAAGAAACTCCGACTGCTCCTGTTTCATTTATGGAAAGGCTGTCATCAGAAGAACAAGAGAAAGCTAAAACACTAGCTGCACAAATTCCTGTAGGAAACCATGAAGCAATTCTGACATATGGAGCAAATGCACAAAATGAATTGTCTAAGTTTTCTCATCAGATGTTAGATCACGTTCAACGAAAAGATATAGGGCCAGTTGGTGATATTTTAAAAGAATTAATGGATAAACTTGGTGAAATGAATCCCGAGGACTTATCTCAGGGGAAACGAAACGGAGTAAAACGGCTTTTTCGCAAAGTGACGAAGTCAGTCCAGGAAATGATGTCCAAATATCAGCGCTTATCGACTCAAATTGATCGGATAGGTATTCAATTAGAGCATTCGAAAAAAGGATTGCTTGAAGATGTTCATATGTTAGAACAATTATACGATCAAAACAAAGCTTATTTCCAAGCACTAAACATCTATATTGCTGCAGCAGAGTTAAAACGTGACGAGATCACAAAAAAACTCATTCCAGAATTACAACGCAAAGCAGAAAGCTCTTCTGATCAAATGGCTTACCAAGAAGTGAATGATATGGCGCAATTTGTAGATCGCCTTGAAAAAAGAATATACGACTTGCAACTTTCTAGACAAATTACGATTCAAAGTGCCCCACAAATCCGAATGATCCAGCAAACAAATCAAACTCTAGCAGAAAAAATTCAGTCGTCAATCATGACGTCTATTCCATTATGGAAGAATCAAATTGCCATTGCACTTACACTAAATCGACAACAACAAGCTGTCGCTGCCCAAAAACAAGTTTCCAAAACAACAAATGACTTGTTGCTCAAAAATGCAGAAATGTTAAAAGTGAATAGTATCGAAACAGCAAGAGAAAATGAGCGTGGAATTGTTGAAATCGATACATTAAAACAAACTCAAGCTTCTCTTATTCAAACCATTGAAGAAACATTACAAATTCAAGCAGATGGTCGAGTTAAACGTAAAGCAGCAGAGTTAGAAATTGCCAAAATGGAAGAAGAACTAAAAAATCGTTTATTACAAATCCATCACGAATCAGAAAAAGCTCCTCGATGA
- a CDS encoding VWA domain-containing protein — translation MSSVNRFIQFNNEQINTRERMGYERLLQALTNNPYLKMNTRKFLEFSPEENSISLSVFWKHRGDEIEHNGFLSDIYLASLGYWEHFSITAWNEYAHYTQKSTIPKFLQQLAILGEEVRLVAQIKSSRPGTKRSLVIREEVQYQAHTGFYFENLKRGFVADALLNYLYCLMTKGELVTSNFPIDFELISIIQQKWFYVFDAKSTNEVLQICREINYILEDVLVEDCQLEYVAIPSFGSLALVNEESSGKMEHLEDSNASTTDSIKERYQTWHRETQSNKQHTLEYELSSGVNTAADSGRKVDDIDHPSDLTIGKGQSTGQTLIDIEKASNEDIQREEVSEKRDRFGPENRFVTIVESDGKQEVDEQTKWLIHELRKKQLPLVRSILQEMKKRMHLKQQDRREHLSIGRLSRNLLPLWLEERPKLFYKKDAPSKELDAVFGLLVDGSSSMIDKMDETKEAVLLFHDVLRQLSIPHDIVQYDEDSFEATEKNQPNRFQFSQRMDNFRNDASQAIFSMEPGEDNRDGLAIRWMMERLEKRKEKHKFLLLFSDGEPSAFQYETNGLIDTAKAVELTKKKDIQFMHLFLSNFPPTEDQENLFRQLFGHTTVSTDNLHSFVSHTTRLLRRMLSSAI, via the coding sequence ATGTCATCTGTTAACCGATTCATTCAATTTAATAATGAGCAGATTAATACGCGTGAAAGGATGGGCTATGAACGACTGCTGCAAGCATTGACTAACAATCCATATCTAAAAATGAACACTAGAAAGTTTTTGGAATTTTCACCTGAGGAAAACTCTATATCGCTAAGTGTTTTTTGGAAGCATAGGGGAGATGAGATTGAGCACAATGGGTTCCTTTCAGATATATATCTAGCTTCACTTGGTTATTGGGAACATTTTTCAATCACGGCTTGGAATGAATACGCTCACTATACTCAAAAATCTACTATTCCAAAGTTCCTTCAACAATTGGCAATATTAGGAGAAGAAGTGCGTTTGGTGGCTCAGATAAAATCTTCTCGTCCCGGAACAAAAAGGAGTTTAGTCATACGCGAAGAAGTTCAGTATCAAGCTCATACTGGTTTTTATTTTGAAAATTTGAAACGCGGATTTGTTGCGGATGCTTTGCTCAATTACTTGTATTGTTTAATGACAAAAGGAGAATTAGTTACTTCTAATTTCCCAATAGATTTTGAACTTATTTCGATTATTCAACAAAAATGGTTTTATGTATTTGACGCTAAGTCCACAAATGAAGTGTTGCAAATCTGTCGAGAAATTAACTACATCTTAGAGGATGTTCTAGTAGAAGATTGTCAATTAGAATATGTCGCTATTCCATCTTTCGGTTCACTAGCTTTGGTGAATGAAGAAAGTAGTGGGAAAATGGAACATTTAGAGGACTCAAATGCTTCTACTACAGATTCTATTAAAGAAAGATACCAAACTTGGCACCGTGAAACGCAATCGAACAAACAGCATACGTTAGAATACGAATTATCCAGTGGAGTAAATACAGCAGCGGATAGTGGACGTAAAGTAGACGATATAGATCATCCGTCTGATTTGACGATTGGAAAAGGTCAATCGACAGGTCAAACTCTTATTGATATAGAAAAGGCATCAAATGAAGATATACAACGAGAGGAAGTAAGTGAAAAAAGGGATCGTTTCGGTCCTGAAAATCGATTTGTGACCATTGTAGAATCCGATGGTAAGCAAGAAGTGGACGAACAAACAAAATGGCTTATTCATGAATTGCGAAAAAAACAACTTCCACTTGTTCGTTCGATTCTTCAAGAGATGAAAAAAAGAATGCATTTAAAACAACAAGATAGACGTGAGCATCTCTCTATTGGTAGACTATCACGTAATTTACTACCATTGTGGTTGGAAGAAAGACCAAAGCTTTTTTATAAAAAAGATGCTCCTAGTAAGGAGTTAGATGCAGTATTTGGATTGTTAGTGGATGGTTCTTCCTCGATGATTGATAAAATGGACGAGACAAAAGAGGCTGTTCTATTATTTCATGATGTTCTGCGACAATTATCTATACCTCACGACATTGTACAATATGATGAAGATTCATTTGAGGCGACAGAGAAGAACCAACCAAATCGTTTTCAGTTTTCACAACGGATGGATAATTTTAGAAACGATGCTTCGCAAGCTATTTTCTCGATGGAACCTGGGGAGGACAATCGAGATGGGCTTGCAATAAGGTGGATGATGGAGCGTCTTGAGAAAAGAAAAGAAAAACATAAATTTCTTCTTCTATTTTCAGATGGTGAACCTTCTGCTTTTCAGTATGAAACAAACGGATTAATCGATACTGCAAAAGCTGTCGAGTTAACGAAAAAAAAGGATATTCAATTCATGCATTTGTTCTTAAGTAATTTTCCTCCAACAGAAGATCAGGAAAATCTGTTTCGACAATTGTTCGGGCATACAACAGTGTCGACCGATAATTTGCATTCCTTTGTTTCTCACACAACAAGATTACTTAGAAGAATGTTAAGTAGCGCAATTTAA
- a CDS encoding 5-bromo-4-chloroindolyl phosphate hydrolysis family protein → MTSIFSFSMRHLIGAVLFIISYFTFDTYVQTNFVVSLLFSLGIYVAAVASMKKIQRSRFIAKYGLSYEEYKRIQMEVKQALIKVGKIQKQVTRTRSLRTMKQLFQLTKAARRIIQLVRKEPKKFYTVESFFYQHLDSALELTSKFTLLTHQPSKSNDIRLALSETKETLDRVASNVQEDLHRAVASDLEQLQMELLYIKSSSNESNSIAFKGEPANEPKYYSK, encoded by the coding sequence ATGACTTCTATATTTTCATTCAGTATGCGTCATCTTATTGGGGCAGTACTGTTCATCATTAGTTACTTTACTTTTGACACTTATGTACAAACAAATTTCGTTGTTTCTTTGTTGTTTAGTTTGGGAATTTATGTCGCTGCAGTTGCTAGTATGAAAAAAATTCAACGTTCAAGATTTATTGCCAAATATGGATTGTCCTATGAGGAATATAAACGAATCCAAATGGAAGTAAAACAAGCTTTGATCAAGGTTGGTAAAATTCAAAAGCAAGTGACAAGAACTCGCTCACTACGCACAATGAAACAACTTTTCCAATTGACGAAAGCCGCTCGCAGAATCATACAGCTAGTTCGAAAAGAACCAAAAAAATTCTACACAGTCGAATCATTTTTTTATCAACACTTAGATTCTGCATTAGAATTAACGTCAAAATTCACTCTATTAACACACCAACCATCTAAATCGAACGATATTCGACTCGCACTATCCGAGACGAAAGAGACGTTAGATCGTGTAGCATCGAATGTTCAAGAAGATCTTCATCGCGCTGTTGCTTCAGATTTAGAACAATTGCAAATGGAGCTACTATATATAAAGAGTTCATCAAATGAATCGAATTCAATTGCTTTTAAAGGAGAACCTGCTAATGAGCCGAAATACTACAGCAAATAA
- a CDS encoding acylphosphatase, with protein MKKRAHFIMHGDVQGVGVRFLAKQKANELRLKGYCKAFDENEIVMEVEGEEEQIEKFVSFIEKGVSPMASISSFSVTIFDELKGYTTMESDII; from the coding sequence GTGAAAAAACGAGCACATTTTATCATGCACGGAGATGTTCAGGGAGTTGGCGTGCGATTTTTAGCGAAACAAAAAGCGAATGAATTACGCCTTAAAGGATACTGTAAAGCTTTTGATGAGAATGAAATTGTGATGGAAGTAGAAGGTGAAGAAGAACAAATTGAAAAGTTTGTGTCATTTATCGAGAAAGGAGTTTCTCCCATGGCTTCCATCTCCTCCTTTTCTGTCACTATTTTTGACGAACTAAAAGGGTATACAACAATGGAGTCTGATATTATTTGA
- the odhB gene encoding 2-oxoglutarate dehydrogenase complex dihydrolipoyllysine-residue succinyltransferase, which translates to MAEIKVPELAESITEGTIAQWLKQPGDTVEKGEFIVELETDKVNVEVISEEAGVVQELLAAEGDTVEVGQVIAVVGEGTGSGSTPKNPVEADPAESDAPVKSVENAPKKEETTSSPQVAQKEEASSSERTIASPAARKLAREKGIDLNAVSTADPLGRVRVQDVESHTNAPKASSAPAPKAAPAKQAASSEDDSRVKREKMSRRRQTIANRLLEVKQSTAMLTTFNEIDMTNIMELRSRKKDKFFDDHDVRLGFMSFFTKAVTAALKKYPYVNAELDGDEIILKQFYDVGIAVSTEEGLVVPIVRDTDRKNFAEIEASIVDLAKKARDKKLQISDMTGGSFTITNGGVFGSLMSTPILNGTQVGILGMHTIQKRPVAIGDEVQIRPMMYVALSYDHRVIDGKDSVGFLKTVKELIENPEDLLLES; encoded by the coding sequence ATGGCTGAAATTAAAGTTCCAGAATTAGCAGAGTCTATTACAGAAGGTACAATTGCACAATGGTTGAAACAACCTGGTGATACAGTTGAAAAAGGCGAATTTATCGTTGAATTAGAGACTGATAAAGTAAATGTTGAAGTTATTTCAGAGGAAGCTGGAGTAGTTCAAGAATTGCTTGCAGCAGAAGGTGACACAGTAGAAGTAGGTCAAGTAATTGCTGTTGTTGGCGAAGGAACTGGTAGCGGTTCTACTCCAAAGAACCCGGTAGAAGCAGACCCAGCAGAAAGCGATGCTCCTGTAAAATCGGTAGAAAATGCACCTAAGAAAGAAGAAACAACTTCTTCACCACAAGTAGCGCAAAAAGAAGAAGCATCTTCTTCAGAACGCACGATTGCTAGTCCTGCGGCACGCAAATTGGCTCGAGAAAAAGGCATTGATTTAAATGCTGTTTCGACAGCAGATCCATTAGGTCGAGTTCGAGTTCAAGATGTAGAGTCACATACGAATGCACCAAAAGCTTCTTCAGCACCAGCTCCTAAAGCTGCGCCAGCAAAACAAGCTGCGTCATCTGAAGATGATTCTCGTGTGAAACGTGAGAAAATGTCCCGTCGTAGACAAACGATTGCAAATAGATTATTAGAAGTAAAACAATCTACTGCTATGTTGACGACATTTAACGAAATTGACATGACAAATATCATGGAACTTCGTTCTCGCAAAAAAGATAAGTTTTTCGACGATCACGATGTTCGTTTAGGATTTATGTCATTCTTTACGAAAGCTGTAACAGCAGCGCTTAAAAAATATCCGTATGTGAATGCCGAACTTGATGGGGATGAAATTATCCTGAAACAGTTCTACGATGTAGGGATTGCTGTTTCAACAGAAGAAGGATTAGTCGTTCCAATCGTACGCGATACGGATCGTAAAAACTTCGCAGAAATTGAAGCTTCCATTGTGGATCTTGCAAAAAAAGCACGCGATAAAAAACTTCAAATTTCAGATATGACAGGTGGATCATTCACCATTACTAATGGTGGTGTATTCGGTTCATTGATGTCGACGCCAATTTTAAACGGAACACAAGTAGGTATTCTAGGTATGCATACGATTCAAAAGCGTCCAGTGGCTATTGGAGACGAAGTTCAAATTAGACCAATGATGTATGTTGCTTTATCGTATGACCACCGTGTTATTGATGGAAAAGATTCAGTAGGATTCTTGAAAACTGTAAAAGAACTTATTGAAAATCCAGAAGATTTATTACTTGAATCATAA
- a CDS encoding DUF1033 family protein gives MYQLIYMKADYEPWWMFEGWEEYIVQTETFDNIDDAMNGLVLKVKEFSQKYPHLKTKDDTFWSFWSDEEIVFCDACDDDLQTYHGIICMKEGKATPFKSE, from the coding sequence ATGTACCAGTTGATTTATATGAAAGCAGACTATGAACCTTGGTGGATGTTCGAAGGTTGGGAAGAGTATATCGTTCAAACAGAAACTTTTGATAATATAGATGATGCAATGAATGGACTTGTGTTAAAAGTAAAGGAATTTAGCCAAAAATATCCTCATTTAAAAACAAAAGATGATACATTTTGGTCTTTTTGGTCAGATGAGGAAATCGTATTTTGTGATGCATGCGATGATGATTTACAGACATACCATGGCATTATTTGTATGAAAGAGGGAAAAGCTACTCCATTCAAAAGTGAGTGA
- a CDS encoding ATP-binding protein, whose protein sequence is MELISKVQQDRLNRSFLNEEKRLIGDGGYLAPSAELWNDLLVTASLKKNILLIGPSGSGKTKLADSISAFFQQPIQVVNCSVDLDSEALLGFKTIVKADDQLIIDFIEGPVVKAMKNGHILYIDEINMAKPDTLSILNSVLDYRRMLVNPFTGKTIIAHSDFLVIAAINEGYIGTTPMNEALANRFISFSIPYIQSDMLRELLIGKFPHVSTRLVDSFISFSQDLMKQVQNGLLSDEASSIRSLEDAIELAQFMDPIRAITYAIAEKLRDEMERDLVIQLAKTWM, encoded by the coding sequence ATGGAGTTAATTTCGAAAGTACAACAGGATCGACTGAATCGATCTTTTCTAAATGAAGAGAAAAGATTAATAGGAGATGGAGGATATCTTGCTCCATCGGCAGAACTTTGGAATGATTTATTAGTTACAGCATCTTTAAAGAAAAATATTTTACTTATAGGACCATCTGGCTCAGGTAAAACAAAATTAGCTGATTCTATTTCGGCCTTTTTCCAACAACCAATTCAAGTAGTGAATTGTTCTGTCGATTTAGATTCTGAAGCGTTACTTGGATTCAAAACGATTGTAAAAGCAGACGATCAACTTATAATAGACTTCATTGAAGGTCCAGTCGTGAAAGCCATGAAGAATGGTCATATTTTATATATTGATGAGATAAACATGGCAAAACCAGATACCCTCTCCATTTTAAATAGTGTATTGGATTATCGTCGTATGTTAGTGAATCCATTCACAGGAAAGACGATTATTGCTCATTCTGATTTCCTAGTAATTGCGGCTATAAACGAAGGTTATATTGGAACGACACCGATGAATGAAGCACTCGCAAACCGATTTATAAGTTTTTCCATTCCTTATATTCAATCTGATATGCTTCGAGAATTACTCATAGGAAAGTTTCCACATGTTTCAACAAGACTAGTCGATTCGTTTATCTCTTTTTCACAGGATTTAATGAAACAAGTGCAAAATGGCCTTTTAAGTGATGAAGCCTCGTCTATACGTAGCTTAGAGGATGCAATCGAATTAGCGCAATTTATGGATCCCATTCGTGCGATTACGTATGCTATTGCAGAAAAGTTGCGAGATGAAATGGAACGAGATCTAGTGATTCAATTAGCAAAAACGTGGATGTGA
- a CDS encoding ABC-F family ATP-binding cassette domain-containing protein, translating to MIAVNNVSLRFGDRKLFEDVHIQFNPGNCYGLIGANGAGKSTFLKILSGELEPQEGSVTMNPNERLAVLKQNHFEYEDMVVLETVIMGHKRLYEVMNEKNAIYMKEDFSDEDGMRAAELEGEFAELNGWEAESEAAILLQGLGVPENLHSKKMADLTGSEKVKVLLAQALFGKPDVLLLDEPTNHLDLKAIAWLEEFLINFENTVIVVSHDRHFLNKVCTHIADLDFSKIQLYVGNYDFWYESSQLALKMASDQNRKKEEKIKELQEFIARFSANASKSKQATSRKKMLDKIELDDIRPSSRKYPYVNFQMARDIGNDVLTTQDLSIDVEGETLVQNMNFMMNREDKIILLGDPLAKSALLDVLAEEKEPTSGTLKWGVTTTRAYFPLDNSKYFEGSENSLVDWLRQYSPDDESETFLRGFLGRMLFSGEEVKKKPSVLSGGEKVRCMLSKMMLTHSNVLLLDEPTNHLDLESIQALNNGLIAYKGAMIFTSHDHQFIQTIANRVVEILPDGTVLDKQLTFDEYLEWKEQQGIQS from the coding sequence ATGATTGCAGTAAATAATGTAAGTTTACGATTTGGTGATCGCAAACTTTTTGAAGATGTTCATATACAATTTAATCCGGGTAACTGTTATGGATTAATCGGCGCTAATGGTGCTGGAAAATCTACGTTTTTAAAGATTTTGTCTGGAGAATTAGAACCCCAAGAAGGTTCTGTTACTATGAATCCAAACGAACGTTTAGCGGTTCTAAAACAAAACCACTTCGAATATGAAGATATGGTCGTGTTAGAGACCGTCATCATGGGACACAAACGATTATATGAAGTGATGAATGAAAAAAATGCAATTTATATGAAAGAGGATTTTTCGGACGAAGATGGAATGCGTGCAGCTGAACTAGAAGGTGAATTTGCAGAGTTAAATGGTTGGGAAGCTGAATCAGAAGCAGCCATTCTTCTACAAGGTCTTGGCGTACCCGAGAATCTTCATAGCAAAAAAATGGCTGATTTAACAGGTTCAGAAAAAGTAAAGGTATTGTTAGCACAAGCATTGTTTGGTAAACCTGATGTGCTACTACTAGATGAGCCTACGAACCACCTGGATTTAAAAGCGATCGCTTGGTTAGAAGAGTTTTTGATAAACTTTGAAAACACTGTAATTGTCGTTTCCCATGACCGTCACTTTTTGAATAAAGTATGTACTCACATTGCGGACCTTGATTTTAGTAAAATCCAATTATATGTCGGAAACTATGATTTCTGGTATGAGTCTAGTCAATTAGCCTTAAAAATGGCCTCTGATCAAAACCGTAAAAAAGAAGAGAAAATTAAAGAGTTGCAAGAATTCATTGCACGATTTAGTGCCAATGCTTCTAAATCGAAACAAGCTACTTCACGAAAGAAAATGTTAGATAAAATTGAGTTAGATGACATTCGTCCCTCTTCGAGAAAGTATCCATATGTCAATTTTCAAATGGCTAGAGACATTGGGAACGATGTTTTAACAACACAGGACCTTTCAATTGATGTAGAGGGCGAAACGCTAGTTCAAAATATGAACTTTATGATGAATCGAGAAGACAAAATTATTTTGTTAGGTGATCCACTTGCGAAAAGTGCTTTGTTAGATGTTTTAGCAGAAGAAAAAGAGCCGACTTCTGGCACATTAAAATGGGGTGTTACAACTACAAGAGCTTACTTCCCACTGGACAACAGTAAATACTTTGAAGGTAGTGAGAATTCCCTTGTAGATTGGTTACGTCAATATTCTCCTGATGATGAAAGCGAAACATTTTTACGTGGCTTCCTTGGAAGAATGTTATTCTCAGGTGAAGAAGTAAAGAAAAAACCTTCTGTTCTATCTGGTGGAGAAAAAGTGCGTTGTATGCTATCGAAGATGATGTTAACCCACTCCAACGTCTTATTATTAGATGAGCCGACGAATCATTTAGACTTAGAATCGATTCAAGCCTTAAATAATGGATTGATCGCTTATAAAGGTGCGATGATTTTCACTTCTCATGACCACCAATTCATTCAAACAATTGCCAACCGTGTAGTCGAAATTTTACCGGATGGAACTGTTTTAGATAAACAATTAACGTTTGATGAGTATTTAGAATGGAAAGAACAACAAGGTATTCAATCTTAA
- a CDS encoding DedA family protein yields the protein MNLSVLNDFIDQFGYFAMFLINWLLLFGLPLPNEIAASFSGYITATRNLNASIAFFSAYMGLVSATLFAFFIGKRFGSKLIIRFKKTRLIHAINRFEAFFQKYGKKSIGFSFFVPGVRWAMPYVVGAGEMTYGTFLKYSLIPSAGWLMLYFQIGRLFPNAYGTIVHHLRISILILLLLFAGILVIRYTVSKKFRREETK from the coding sequence ATGAATCTTTCAGTATTGAATGACTTTATCGATCAATTTGGATACTTCGCAATGTTCCTCATCAATTGGTTATTATTGTTTGGATTACCTCTTCCTAATGAGATTGCTGCTTCTTTTTCTGGATATATTACTGCGACTCGTAATTTAAACGCAAGTATCGCTTTTTTTAGTGCATATATGGGACTAGTTAGTGCGACATTATTTGCATTTTTTATTGGAAAACGATTCGGCTCGAAGCTGATTATACGATTTAAAAAGACTCGCTTAATTCATGCAATTAATCGCTTTGAAGCTTTTTTTCAAAAGTATGGAAAAAAATCAATTGGTTTTAGTTTTTTTGTTCCAGGAGTAAGATGGGCGATGCCTTATGTTGTAGGGGCAGGTGAGATGACGTATGGAACATTTTTAAAATATTCTTTAATCCCCTCTGCTGGATGGTTGATGCTCTACTTCCAAATTGGACGTCTTTTTCCAAATGCGTATGGAACAATCGTCCACCATTTGCGTATTTCCATTCTTATTTTGCTGCTTTTGTTCGCAGGAATCCTAGTAATTCGGTATACTGTAAGTAAGAAGTTTCGAAGGGAAGAGACAAAATGA
- a CDS encoding YkvA family protein, producing MSEYELSKPLPPQEKQETFYLHLRTKITNFVDKKNFPSGDKWTSYLLFAPDLFYLLMKSMTDSRIDGKDKVLIGSGILYFLTPIDVLPEGLIGPGGFMDDIVVATFVVNTLLNKLPTNLLEEHWVGDKSLLSSLQKLTNLSDSLFSKLPARSLLGKFMKKSKPKK from the coding sequence ATGTCAGAATATGAATTATCTAAACCTTTACCACCACAAGAAAAACAAGAAACGTTTTATCTTCATTTAAGAACGAAAATAACAAATTTTGTCGATAAGAAAAATTTTCCTAGCGGGGATAAATGGACAAGTTATTTGTTGTTTGCACCGGATTTATTTTATTTGTTAATGAAATCGATGACGGACAGCAGAATAGATGGGAAAGATAAAGTCTTAATTGGTAGTGGTATACTCTATTTTTTAACACCAATCGATGTACTACCAGAAGGATTAATAGGGCCTGGTGGTTTCATGGATGACATTGTCGTTGCTACTTTTGTAGTAAACACTCTGTTAAATAAATTACCGACGAACTTATTGGAAGAGCACTGGGTAGGAGACAAATCTTTATTGAGTTCCCTTCAAAAACTAACTAACTTGAGCGACTCTTTATTTAGTAAATTACCCGCACGATCCTTATTGGGGAAATTTATGAAAAAAAGCAAACCAAAAAAATAA
- a CDS encoding cold-shock protein translates to MKQGTVKWFNAEKGFGFIEIEGEDDVFVHFSAIQGEGFKTLDEGQSVEFEIVEGNRGPQAANVTKL, encoded by the coding sequence ATGAAACAAGGTACTGTAAAATGGTTTAACGCAGAAAAAGGATTTGGTTTCATTGAAATTGAGGGAGAAGATGATGTATTTGTTCACTTTTCTGCAATTCAAGGAGAAGGTTTTAAAACATTAGATGAAGGTCAAAGTGTTGAATTTGAAATCGTAGAAGGAAATCGCGGACCTCAAGCAGCTAATGTAACGAAACTATAA